In one Diceros bicornis minor isolate mBicDic1 chromosome 2, mDicBic1.mat.cur, whole genome shotgun sequence genomic region, the following are encoded:
- the TATDN2 gene encoding putative deoxyribonuclease TATDN2: protein MASERRKVKYHWSSTSGGCPRKRSCPREPGDVAPARRSAHSSASRSGGAGSPKRLKAQHEDDVARTPRLSRGSSRRGNSSSSSHSSGPGVGGAASQGGLIRSTQGFLSSREPLPRPANPSLEEMASLEEGACSLKVDSKDSSRNSMNSEFAAEAEGQNDATEEPNKVQKRKRDRLRDQGSTVIYLKALQGILGKSMPKRKGEATSRAKPSTGEPPSRREGPARSVTVSAPQKERESAPEVRAEEKKPVLEESSFCDRRVVIDPQEKPREEPPGDRRTVIDKCSPPLEFLDDSDSHLESQKPKEREVVIEHTSSGSDWSDVDEISTVRFSQEEPVSLKLPAVPEPSTFPTDYVMYPAHLYSSPWCDYASFWTSSPKPSSYPSAGGSSSSNDTSQAGRSSRGFLSDYSPNSTVSSQNTSRDLEATEEGRSQNSRSFRFSRSSEEEVKERRTFQEETPPRPCGGRASSSLPRSHREPSLEEGFIDTHCHLDMLYSKLSFKGTFTKFRKIYSSSFPKEFQGCISDFCDPRTLTDCLWEELLKEDLVWGAFGCHPHFARYYSDIQERNLLQALRHPKAVAFGEMGLDYSYKCTTPVPEQHKVFERQLQLAVSLKKPLVIHCREADEDLLDIMKKFVPSDYKIHRHCFTGSYPVIEPLLKHFPNMSVGFTAVLTYSSAWEAREALKQIPLERIIVETDAPYFLPRQVPRSLCQYAHPGLALHTVREIARVKDQPLSRTLATLRENTSRLYNL, encoded by the exons ATGGCGTCGGAGCGGCGCAAGGTCAAGTACCACTGGAGCAGCACTTCGGGAGGGTGTCCCCGCAAGCGCAGCTGCCCCCGGGAGCCCGGTGATGTGGCCCCCGCCCGCCGGTCCGCTCACAGCTCCGCGTCGCGTTCGGGAGGGGCTGGCAGCCCCAAGCGCCTGAAAGCCCAGCACGAGGACGATGTGGCCCGCACGCCGCGGCTGTCCCGGGGCTCATCCCGCCGCGgaaattcctcctcctcctcccattcgTCTGGCCCAGGCGTGGGCGGGGCTGCCTCCCAAGGCGGCCTGATTCGGAGCACACAGGGGTTCCTTTCGTCGAGGGAACCCCTTCCGCGCCCTGCCAACCCCTCGCTAGAAGAGATGGCTTCTCTCGaggagggagcctgcagccttAAG GTTGATTCCAAAGATAGTTCTCGTAATTCCATGAACTCTGAATTTGCAGCTGAAGCTGAAGGTCAGAATGATGCGACTGAGGAACCAAACAAGGTCCAGAAAAGGAAGAGGGATAGACTTCGAGACCAAGGCTCTACAGTCATCTACCTGAAGGCTCTCCAGGGCATTCTGGGAAAGTCAATGccaaaaaggaagggagaggctACCTCTAGGGCAAAACCAAGCACAGGAGAGCCTCCCAGCCGCAGAGAAGGACCAGCCAGGAGTGTCACTGTGTCTGCtcctcagaaagagagagagtcagccccagaagtcagagcagaggagaaaaagcCTGTTCTGGAGGAGAGCAGCTTCTGCGACAGGAGAGTGGTGATAGACCCTCAGGAGAAACCCAGAGAGGAGCCACCTGGGGACCGAAGGACAGTCATTGACAAGTGCTCTCCACCCCTAGAGTTTTTGGATGACTCTGACTCTCATTTAGAAAGCCAAAAG CCTAAAGAAAGGGAGGTGGTGATAGAGCACACCTCTTCAGGAAGTGACTGGTCCGATGTGGATGAGATCTCCACGGTCAGATTCTCTCAGGAGGAGCCCGTCTCGCTGAAACTCCCAGCAGTTCCAGAGCCTTCTACCTTCCCCACTGACTATGTCATGTACCCAGCTCATTTATACAGTAGTCCTTGGTGTGACTACGCCAGCTTTTGGACCAGCAGTCCCAAGCCTTCTAGCTACCCCTCCGcgggtggcagcagcagcagcaatgacaCATCGCAGGCTGGGAGGAGCAGCCGGGGCTTCCTGAGTGATTATTCTCCCAACTCTACGGTGAGCTCCCAAAACACCTCCAGAGACCTGGAGGCGACAGAGGAGGGCAGATCCCAGAATTCTCGTTCATTTCGTTTCTCCAGGAGCTCGGAAGAAGAGGTGAAGGAGAGAAGGACTTTCCAGGAGGAGACGCCACCACGTCCTTGCGGAGGACGTGCATCTAGCTCCCTGCCAAGGAGCCATCGGGAGCCAAGCCTAGAGGAGGGTTTCATCGATACCCATTGTCACTTGGACATGCTCTATTCCAAGTTGTCTTTCAAAGGGACCTTTACCAAGTTCAGAAAAATTTATAGCAGCTCCTTCCCTAAGGAATTTCAGGGCTGCATCTCTGACTTCTGTGATCCTCGGACACTGACAGATTGCCTGTGGGAGGAGCTGCTGAAAGAGGATCTGGTTTGGGGGGCCTTTGGCTGTCACCCTCATTTTGCACGTTACTACAGtgatattcaagaaagaaatcttTTGCAAGCCTTAAGGCACCCCAAAGCTGTGGCATTTGGGGAAATGGGCTTGGATTACTCTTACAAGTGCACCACGCCTGTCCCAGAGCAGCACAAG GTGTTTGAGAGACAGCTGCAGCTGGCCGTATCTCTAAAGAAGCCCTTGGTGATCCACTGCCGAGAAGCTGACGAAGATCTGCTggacatcatgaaaaaatttgtgCCCTCGGACTACAAGATCCATAG GCATTGCTTCACCGGCAGCTACCCTGTCATCGAGCCCCTGTTGAAACACTTCCCCAACATGTCTGTGGGCTTCACGGCAGTACTGACTTACTCCTCTGCCTGGGAGGCCCGGGAAGCTCTGAAACAGATCCCACTGGAGAGAATCATCGTGGAAACTGATGCTCCCTACTTCCTGCCTCGACAG GTTCCCAGAAGCCTCTGCCAGTATGCCCACCCAGGCCTGGCCTTGCATACGGTTCGAGAGATTGCCAGGGTCAAAGATCAGCCGCTCTCCCGTACTTTGGCCACTCTGCGTGAGAACACCAGTCGCCTCTACAACCTTTAA